In the Limanda limanda chromosome 15, fLimLim1.1, whole genome shotgun sequence genome, CCAGTAAGCAAATGAGCATTAAGGCCAACCTTCTGTTTCAACTCCATGTTCATAACGTCTCACCTTGGATTCTAGGTAAATGTTGGCAAGGGACATCTTGGCGATCTTGTAAAGACATAGAGAGAGCGAGATGGCGCACAGGACGAAGAGCGTGTCGTTGATTGCGACCCTCACGAGCACGATGGTGTGGGCCTCTGTGGAGGACATCCTCACCAGCAGGGCACACACTAGATTCACCACTAGAAACACCAGGCTGATGAACAGGAAGACCAGGTACAGTGGCAGCCTGCAGGTcaggaaagacagaaaaatattatttacatGAAAAACTGCTGTATACTGAATATACTGTAGCTTTTAATACTTCAGCTACAGCAGtccaatttttttttgatttgatttttgttgaaaaaaataaaaaaaattgtgttcgATGGAGAATGACAATAGTACATGATCCTCCTCTCCTGGTCTTACCTGTATCTTAAAAGCTCCGGTGAATATTTCGACTTCGCCTTGAAAACAAcctgtgaaacaaaacaaacagaaaaaaacctgCATCGTGTAAATGAATCATGCTTTTCCTGAAGCTCATTTTCACTTCTTTTTTCTCGCTcaacaggaaataaagaaatttgTTTAAAACAGGAACCTCGCAGTAGGAAACAGCAGTTTTGAACTGTATAGCTACACAACAGTTGTACAGCACACAGCCACCTGTTACACACTTTGTTCCGGCGATCAGCGGCGACACAAATCAGCACCAGAGGATTAAGCTAAAAAATAAGCTGTAGGTAGAGGCCAGAGAAAGAATTATGTGATATTTGGATTATGTAAGCCGATGAGGGGCCGAATCACTGCGCCACCGATCTGTACGAGAGTCTGCTCCACTGACAACAACAGGAACTATTTACCAGACAGCACTTGGAGAGCCCTTATCATCAGACCATGTTCACATTAGGTGTAAAGCGGACTGAGCGGGGGGGGCGTAACTTTGGGCTGAACATTGGAGGAGTTGAGGTCAAACAGCTTCTTCAAACACTCTGGATAATTGCTGCATTATTTACCAGTGAATAATTGTCTGATAAACCTTGGAATGAATCACTATTTATGCAACATACTTGCCACATAATACCAGCTAGTGATTAGCCAAAGTAGCTAGAGTAAAATGGGGTGAAAATTGTTATTCTTTGTCTGTTCTGcaaatttaaatgaaactaGTCAATAGTTTTCATTCAGTGTGATGGTAGAATTATTCAGGAGGGGGTGTGCAGGCTGACCCACCGTAAATTAACCCTTAAAGAGTGGACCACAATTAAATGCATTGGTCATCAAACTTTACACATTTTCACTCTCAGgatgaatatttttatttagagCTGAAATGTTGTGAAATGATCATGTGAGAACattctgctttgtgtgtgtgtgtgtgtgtgtgtgcgtgtgtgtgtgttggtgtgtgtgtgtgtgtgtgtgttattgtgcacACTAAATGTCTCTAAAGAAAAACTTGTGATGCACATTTCCCCTAATTATTGGTCAACCCATGATTCACTAAATTggtaacaaaaataaataaacatatccAAAGATTGAATTTGTAATGAAAATGATCACAAGTTATTTTGCCATAATTTATTCAAACTTAGGCCCAGTGCTAGTTTCGTGGAAAGTGAACCGTGAAGCTACaatttcatttcctctttctccAAACAATCTGTTCAGTTATTATTGGAAACTAGTTTACATTTTCTCCACTGATGCACACGTGCCTATAAGTTCCAGCCCCTAGTTCACATAAggtctgtgtgtttaaaggTTCCCTCCTGACATgtcttatatttgtgtttgagttGAACTGGCAACCCTATGGGGTCTGAAGCTTAGGTTATTCAGgaatacaacagaaaaaaaacaagcaaagaaaacatgtttgtggTTCATCATCATATTTACTCCTTTAACAGATACACAtctattatttatattaatccTTACCcttgttttaattttctttaactTACCTATTCCCCTGAGTCCCAATGATATTCTCCATACATTGTGTGCAGTATTTAATCTGCCCTAGTATTTAACTAGGGAAGATGATAGACAGTTCatatataattattttgtaatatgaaagtatgatgtgtttgttttaacctCCACACAGCAATAGGGAAGAATGAGGAAACGATGCAGATGCATTTTCATTCTAGATATCGTTGCACTGTGACTTTGCAGTGGATCCCTCTGCACAGTGAAGGTCAAACACCCAAATGGAGAAGGAGAAACCTGAAATAAAGATCTCTGCTCCCTCACGTCCcccaggagcagctgcagctccagtaCATGACAACTCACCTGAGCAAAGTACAGGTTCATGAGGCTGAGGGTGAAGAACTGCAGGCACACAGGGAAGCAGTAGAGCAGCCAGAAGGGGAAGGGTCCCAGCGTGTTGGCCGTGACAAAGTTCCTGAAGTAGAAGGAGAAGAGCACGGTGCGCAGCGCCGACCACAGCAggcacaggaacaggaacaccGTCTGGTAGCTCAGGCGCTTGTGTCGGTAGCGCAGCACCAGCCACAGCTGCACGTACACGAAGATGAAGAGCAGCGAGTAGAAGACCGTGTAGACCACCGTCAGGCCCAGGGTGACGAAGGGGGGCACGGCGGGGCTCAGGGTGGGCAGGGGCAGGGACTCGTCCAtcggctcctgctcctccaccacccGGGCCTCCATGGGCAGGGTCGCCGCGGCGCGGAGGGGCCTCCTCGGCCGGGGTGGGCTTCACAGGGCCCGCGGAGGGGACCGGGGCTGTCCGGAGGAGTGGAGGCTACCTTCCTGCTGCCCGAGCCCGACGGAGAGCCAGGGGCATGGCCGGGGATGAGAAGGAGCGGTTcgtccgcagcagcagcagcagcagcgggcaGGAGgatgcaggaagctgcagcctGGAGCTCAGAGAGAGGACCAGcctcctcccgccccccctccctcctccagcagctcccacTACGTGACGCTACGCATCAGCTGACGCACGCTCCTGTACCTTTAACCCTGCTTTAACCCCGTCATGGGGCTTCCCACCGCAGGCCCGGTCCCCAGGGACACATGTTGATACTTTCACTTTACTGAGGTGCACTGAACGCATCACACGCagattcatcttcatcatcatcatcctcatacAACACTGGCAGGGTCATATGAGCAATCTGTACATATGGGTGGCACACAGCCAAAGCCACTGCATGGAGACCGTTCAATAAACTGTTCTtcataaaaaaaaggggggCCAGTCAATAGTTGCTATGAAATATTAAGATAAAAATTTGATCAGCCTGCAATACACAAGAAAAAATGGTGGCAGTAATATAGATGGATGTAGCTTGGTTGTTTTAAGACAACCATGTTATAGTTAAtttgagataagataagaagaggtgagataagataagataacaaGAGGTGAggtgagataagataagaaaagaaaacatgagatgagatgagataagatacgatttatctttatttatcctcctttatcatattttaaaattgaCTCAGCAGCACAAAGTAGTAGCAGTGGAAGGTAAAATgtatcaagaaaataaaaattgaaaCAGAATCTGGAAAGAactatttaaaaatagaaatactaCATACAACATTAGGCTGGTTTACATTATACTTTTCAGCATGAAGATAGAAGTTCTGTGATTGTGtctgttttaatattaaatatgtgtAAGCAGTCGTTGTTTTACCTGTAATCACAATGTCCTTGTTTCAATAAAGGCAAATTCCTCTAAAGATGTctaccaaaaaataaaaatgtaaaacaaaaatatttccaGTGATAGCTTCATTCttattgattttaatattgtattaaAAATAGACATTGTTGTGCTAAGTTTTGCTTTTGACACAGAGCCCCTCTGAAGACAGAGCCTCAGAATCTGCTGTAAATGCAAAAAACTTCATAAGGATCCAACTATTTCAGTTTATCATATGATCAAATGAACTCAAAAAGTGACCCTGGGGTCTTATAGGCCCCTGAGGGTGTAGAATCCAGAGGCAATCACCCACGCTTGGTTAACATGTCTTTTGCAAGGGACAGGCTTTAAAAAGGTTAAACTGAGGTAGCAGAGGCCGACGTGCCTTGAGTTTATGAGTCACATTTATGAGCTGGGGAAACACCCACGTTTTTCAACTTCCAGTCACATCCCCATTTTGCTGTGCTGGCTTTCCACTGAAAAGTCGCAGACTAAGAAAAAAAGATTCTGATAACATGTCAGGGTCATTTTCTCAGAATTAAAAAATCTCCTCCAAAGCCATATAGAGCACATTATACACTGGTTTTCATTGAGTATCACCTCATGTGACTATCTAACATGTGTAAAATCATACCGTTCAGAGCAGAGTTTCTTCTACATGATCcaaaacataacacacacacacacacacacacaaacacacacacacacacgcacacaaacctCTGTGCAGTTTGTTCGGGTTGGTGGGTTTTTGTTTCACAGGGCTGGGGCATGTGAACACGAGGAAGGCCAAGCATGGAGGTCACTGAAGCTTCACCTCTGACCGATGTGATGCGTTAATCTTTTCACACACAGCGAAGCTGTCACACAGGCGCCGCACCAAACAGGAAGCTACTCTACTTCCCTCTCTGCTGTGAGATCAGTTTCCATATACCACAATATCACAGAGATAGAAGTCTTTTGAAAATTtctcattttgtatttaaaggttCCATATACACAATTGTAATTCCCGAAACCTAGTTTTCACCTCAAAACTTGAATGCACCTCAGATGCTGCATTCAAGCAAAAGGCAACAAACTCAACACGTTTTACAAGTTAAGAAGCTTTAGATTTAGAATAAATTAAttattgtgaaataaaatgtgtaaaactaTCAATGTTCCCCGAGTTCCCTCATCCCTTTAAATCCCCTTAAGTCTATGGATTGTTAGAGTGATGACGAAATACGAAGCACGTCAGCCTGGTCATCAGGCTTTTGTTTCCTTCCATACACACGTCAGATCACAGCCTGCCGGTTCCCAGGCAACGCAGTCAGAGAAAATAGACTCAACACACActccaacaaaacacacactccagaaaaacacacacgtcacaacCCCTCTGTTAATGTCCCATCACCCACTATGTATCTGTATATCAATATCTAAGTACAGTGAATATCAATAGAGTAAAAACTGccactactactgctactgctactattactactactactactactactactactactactactactaataataataataataataataataataataataataataataataataataataataataatttaggtaataatagtaataatgataACTATTTATATGGCACCTTTCAAATCAGAGCTTGTAATAAAATcctaaatataaaattaaacaaGATATAATACTACTCTTAGCTTTGATCACACTATGAAATAAGAATCCAATACCTTACAATAAAAGTGAGTCTTATGAGATTGTGAGTTTGCATGCCTCAGATCTCCACATCTCCATAGTTCCACAGTGTATCAATACAGTATTAAATACAGTGTAAAGTACATATGTATACATAGCGTGTGCATACAAAGACAACAAATTCTAGGTTAATACATAAGAGACCTGTTGAAAAGCTCTGTAGTTGAGGAATATGTTTTTGTGATTAATATGTCATATTTTGTCAAAtgataaaatagaaaaatacatatGCATCTATGGtatacatgtacatgtgtgtctATCAACTAAATATTTATCTCTGAAAGCCGTATTTTGTGGAAACTATTTGCAGAAAGCTCAATGTGCACATTGACCAGAAGGTGGCACTTTAGATCCATGTCAGTGTGTTGAGGCACAGTGGAAGCAGCCATTAGAGGATGGCAGGGTGAGGAACACCCTGAGATGTCAGTGATAGTTACAGCTGATTCACATCTCTGTGGTCAGGGTGCTGACCGGGACTAAATAGGTCAAAAGAGACCACATTACTTCTCTTCTCAAGTCCCTGCATTTGGTTTCCTGTCAGTTTTGATTATgaatttaagatattttttaCTGGTTTTACTAGTAGGGCATCTGGTATGACTAAAAAGTGCAGGACTAAACTGTTTGTAAGGCAGCTTTTAGCTTCTATGCTCCGAACCGCTGAAATATTCTGCCTGAGGAACTTAGAGCAGCCGGAGAGTGTAAAACCTTTTTGTGTAGCTTGGCTTTTGATTACATGTTGCTTATATAGATAATCCTCGTTGTGAATTTTATTCTGTTGCACTGTgttactattactactactctGAAATTTTTACTATATGTTTTCATCAACTTTTCGTtcttatatttaattttcaaattactttttcttttgcgTTTATATTTTAGTATATTTTAGAGTTTTTTCTGAATAGAAATTGTTTTTGTGAAGCTGTTTaaactgcactaaactgtataAAACCTCCTTAACACATAAGTTGACACGACATGAAACCCTATAAGAACATTAGCAGCAGACTGTGAAATGTGGACTTTGACATTATCTAACAATCCATTCTATCATGTTTATAACAGATAGATAAGAATGTATTATGGCTGTTTATGTTGTGAGTTTTATCAGAACATGTAGCAGCAAAATCAAGGCCCAGTGGATGCTTCATTACATCACACCACTGTTGGAGAAAAACTCATCTGAGACTGCACCAGTCAATGGGTTGAAGATGGAAAGTCGGCTCTGAGGATGATGCTGAAGAAAAAGACATAGAATCATAACAATCAAAAAGATTTGTCCACTTGGAAGCATAAATGTGTTCTGTAAATCCCACTCTCATATTGAAAAAACTAAGGTTTGACCATAGGGTTTGACCTAAAGGTGGTGCCATAGCTTTGCTACAGTGTCTACTGTAGAAAAGGATCATCCTTCAaggca is a window encoding:
- the gpr137ba gene encoding G protein-coupled receptor 137Ba yields the protein MEARVVEEQEPMDESLPLPTLSPAVPPFVTLGLTVVYTVFYSLLFIFVYVQLWLVLRYRHKRLSYQTVFLFLCLLWSALRTVLFSFYFRNFVTANTLGPFPFWLLYCFPVCLQFFTLSLMNLYFAQVVFKAKSKYSPELLRYRLPLYLVFLFISLVFLVVNLVCALLVRMSSTEAHTIVLVRVAINDTLFVLCAISLSLCLYKIAKMSLANIYLESKGTSVCQVTVIGAIVILLYSSRACYNLVVLGLSNKSITSFDYDWYNVSDQADLQSTLGDTGYIVFGVILFVWELLPTSLVVFFFRVRHPNLDRSGSGLPGHVFSSRAYFFDNPRRYDSDDDLAWSVMPQNIQASLAADSYEWGSQSSSISAYIAAEDCYHLPAPPEELSHY